A stretch of Stenotrophomonas indicatrix DNA encodes these proteins:
- a CDS encoding YbjQ family protein: MADPYNSGAPTTSAARFEDSMVTTAFELPGYRIARNLGVVRGITVRSRSIVGNFLGGIQTIFGGNITIYTELCEQAREETYRDMVKHARQLGANAVIGMRYDATDVMTGLTEVLCYGTAVVVEPLR, from the coding sequence CGACCACGTCCGCAGCGCGCTTCGAGGATTCGATGGTGACCACCGCCTTCGAGCTGCCCGGCTACCGCATCGCGCGCAACCTGGGCGTGGTACGCGGCATCACCGTGCGCTCGCGCTCGATCGTGGGCAACTTCCTTGGCGGCATCCAGACGATCTTCGGCGGCAACATCACCATCTACACCGAGCTGTGCGAGCAGGCGCGCGAGGAAACCTATCGTGACATGGTCAAGCATGCGCGGCAGCTGGGTGCCAACGCGGTCATCGGCATGCGCTACGACGCCACCGATGTGATGACCGGCCTGACCGAAGTGCTGTGCTATGGCACGGCGGTGGTGGTCGAGCCGCTGCGTTGA